Part of the Crossiella cryophila genome, GTCCGCGTCCAGCGCGGCCGGGTCGGCGCCGTCGGCGCGGGCGGCGGCCTCGGCCGCGCGCAGGGTGAGCCCGAAACCACGGGCCACCGCACGCAGTTCGGACTCCGGGTCGGCACCGCCGAGCTTGGCCAGCGCGGCCACCGAGAACAGGGCCTGACCCGGGTCGCCGCCGCCGGGCAGCAGGTCGACCGGCACCCCGGCGCGACCGGCACGCTGGGCGAGTTTGGCGGCCAGGGCCACCGCGGGCTGGCCGAGGGCGACCCCGTCCACCGCGGACTCCCTGCGCTTCTCCACCTGCTTCAGCTCCTCCCAGCGCTGCTGCTGGGTGTGGCTGTCCCGGACCGCGGGGTCACCGTGCTCGGCGAAGACGTGCGGGTGCCTGCCGACCAGCTTGGCCACCAGCTCGGCGGCCACCTCGTCGATGGAGAACGGGTCCGCCCCGTCCTCCTCGGCCACCCTGGCGTGGAAGAGCACCTGCAACAGCACG contains:
- a CDS encoding MazG family protein, coding for MTPVRQGCAVVLLSERLGAVLPLAAVPAVRTAAEVYADPAELGFPVPPPVAELLALAEQAPVVLLTLDAEGPAAAALVRAGAKLIGTPEPRGAGLVEAAQVMHRLRSPGGCPWDAEQTHDSLRQYLVEETYELLEAIEDGDRAALREELGDVLLQVLFHARVAEEDGADPFSIDEVAAELVAKLVGRHPHVFAEHGDPAVRDSHTQQQRWEELKQVEKRRESAVDGVALGQPAVALAAKLAQRAGRAGVPVDLLPGGGDPGQALFSVAALAKLGGADPESELRAVARGFGLTLRAAEAAARADGADPAALDADGWRHYWPKK